DNA sequence from the Acidobacteriota bacterium genome:
ATCCCCGAGCGCCGGCGCCGGAGGCCCGCGAATGTCTGACCTGAAACGCCATCTCACCGTGGTTCTGCTCTTCGTCCTGGCCGGATCGGCGCTCGCCTACGCGCAGAGCCCGCCGGCGGCGGAAGACCCGGCACCGGAAGGCTCGGCGGCGACCGCGCCATCCCCCGCCCCCAAAGATCCCTACGAGGCCTATGAGGGCGGCCACTTCAACCAGGCGCTCCAAGGCTTTGTGGACCAGCAGGTGCGGCGGCCGGAAGATCCGGAAGTCGCCCTCAACCTGGGAAGTGCCCACTACCAGATGGGGAATTACCCAGAAGCCGAGCGGGCCTTCACCGAAGCCGCCAACGACGACGATCCGGACGTCCGCTTCCAGGGCTTCTACAACCTCGGCAACACCGCCTTCCGCCAGGGCAAGCTCGACGAAGCGGTCGCCTTCTACCAGTCCGCCCTCGAAGTCAGGCCGGACGACGAAGACGCCAAGTTCAACCTCGAATACACCCGCGATGAAATCCGTCGCCGGCACGAGGAGGCCCAGAAGCGCCAGCAAGAACAGGAGCAACAGCAGCAGGGCGACCAAGGACAAGAGCAACCGCCGGGCGACCAGGGCGAGCAGTCGGAATC
Encoded proteins:
- a CDS encoding tetratricopeptide repeat protein yields the protein MSDLKRHLTVVLLFVLAGSALAYAQSPPAAEDPAPEGSAATAPSPAPKDPYEAYEGGHFNQALQGFVDQQVRRPEDPEVALNLGSAHYQMGNYPEAERAFTEAANDDDPDVRFQGFYNLGNTAFRQGKLDEAVAFYQSALEVRPDDEDAKFNLEYTRDEIRRRHEEAQKRQQEQEQQQQGDQGQEQPPGDQGEQSESQEGSEGDDSQDSGSPGNQEQENQPNASQDEGGDQEQGGPQEQRSAGSPDAAGPDADDDGLPDQVEREGANPTDPRNPDTDQDGLPDGAEDLDRDGEVDPGETDPNRADSDGDGIPDGQDPDNTPAGQQSAGAQGDTTGGEERPLTAEEAARLLDSLEEGRPVQERPGRSRRTRPEKDW